A section of the Aerosakkonema funiforme FACHB-1375 genome encodes:
- a CDS encoding hybrid sensor histidine kinase/response regulator yields the protein MSNNPKIKILVIEDEEIVRITILEILARQNFETFEAENGIKGIEIAREKKPDLIICDVRMRELDGYGVLKALRSEPATAAIPFIFITGLSNKADTRKGMEEGADDYIIKPFTPAQLLKAIAARLEKQAAIKQQEAQKLDELRRNITLSLPHELRTPLNGIMGFSQLLLTELDSLDKSEIREMVEQIQAASKRLYRLIQNFLLYADLEVIASHPERIKALRSHRIEYAKTMIADIAIHQAKKAQRENDLHLHLADGEIQISAQHLNKLVEELIDNAFKFSETGTPIYIISMVKNNFFILSVSDKGRGMNAEQIANLGAYMQFDRKLYEQQGSGLGLAIAKRLAELYGGELFVESIPGQQTTVRVVIPTPSQF from the coding sequence ATGTCAAATAACCCGAAGATAAAAATTTTGGTAATTGAAGACGAAGAAATCGTCCGTATAACCATTTTAGAAATTCTAGCCAGACAAAATTTTGAGACATTTGAGGCCGAAAATGGCATCAAAGGCATCGAAATTGCTAGAGAAAAAAAGCCCGATCTAATTATTTGCGACGTGCGGATGCGCGAACTAGATGGCTACGGTGTCCTGAAAGCGCTCAGAAGCGAACCTGCGACGGCAGCTATCCCCTTCATTTTTATCACTGGCTTATCTAATAAAGCGGATACCAGGAAAGGTATGGAAGAGGGAGCAGACGATTATATAATCAAACCGTTTACACCTGCCCAATTGCTGAAAGCGATCGCAGCTAGACTCGAAAAACAAGCCGCTATTAAGCAGCAAGAAGCACAAAAACTAGATGAATTGCGTAGGAATATTACTTTATCCCTTCCCCATGAATTGCGAACTCCTTTAAATGGCATTATGGGGTTTTCACAACTGCTACTTACCGAGTTAGATTCGCTAGATAAATCTGAGATTCGGGAAATGGTCGAGCAGATCCAAGCTGCTAGCAAACGTTTGTATCGCCTGATTCAGAACTTTTTGTTGTACGCAGATCTAGAAGTTATTGCTTCCCATCCAGAGCGAATCAAAGCGCTACGGAGTCATCGGATAGAGTATGCCAAAACAATGATTGCCGATATAGCCATTCACCAAGCAAAAAAAGCGCAACGAGAAAACGATCTGCATTTGCATTTAGCAGATGGAGAAATTCAAATTTCCGCACAGCATCTGAATAAGCTGGTAGAAGAACTGATAGATAACGCTTTTAAATTTTCTGAAACGGGAACGCCAATTTATATCATCAGCATGGTAAAAAATAATTTTTTTATTCTATCCGTGAGCGATAAAGGACGGGGTATGAACGCCGAACAAATTGCTAATTTAGGAGCTTATATGCAGTTCGATCGCAAACTCTACGAACAGCAAGGCTCTGGTTTGGGATTGGCGATCGCTAAACGTCTAGCAGAATTGTACGGTGGAGAATTGTTTGTAGAAAGCATCCCCGGACAGCAAACAACCGTGCGGGTTGTTATTCCTACTCCAAGCCAATTTTAG
- a CDS encoding ATP-binding protein — protein sequence MVELNINTTYSQKSNSCADVDKGKLNRRFSQRLEASLSPMESWGFGLSGLLLWLGTAPSMHAELGPKAIFVWLPGAIVGIMLNLQIKRLGIQWPKVSGGTPNYTTRLLKSYPGLARYAAIGYLLGWVSVPPMNAIILTDLIEATLSPLGISCPVTLLRIGFTLLPFLVAFSGTRALGILHSCFVFPAIGLLLAFGIQGIGWLSLASDSPGFFPSSGLEIQNLPPLNFVEWAKWFFIAVYAVYGCETASSFVADSKNPRVTLRCLDFAAWLIVPVYLGGSWVLMQLANASEIGNNAFLNMVGAAKPFWGESASFLVTFLIACGCLLSSATAVSNSPRILYQLAIDGYLSPVFGVVSRRGVFGPGLTFTLVLNLVCLMWGDVDLVVMIAGTGYLFSMLAIHLGLWLRRGKSAVLWPLWSGGFFVVEAIVLVVGGLAWDWKYLAIGLLLPIAILAADAAVRSLKFPPFHPSWWKERHRPLSQERMPDFVLVQVGVLIFLICSATTIGWAARAKLDSASVENYTNVFVLLLLTSAFVGVAIACWTSLPQVTSIIEAGEKAEHLFKIALDAIIVLDENCVILQANPATELLFGVKNENLLGNRLNQILLDLPDVPERWPSRSEQIVTRGDGNSRFLEVAISGRNNQERQEYVVLLRDITKRKQTEVELRQALQIKEELAATATAQAQQLERTLRQLQQTQAQLIQAEKMSSLSQLVGGIAHEINNPINFIYGNIQYAKQYAQDLLYLLNLYKYYYPNPVPELQVEIEDKEVDFLVEDFPKLLDSMKVGADRIRDIVLSLRNFSRLDEAEKKRVDIHEGIESALMFLHNRLKAKGDYPGIQVIKEYGDLPKIECYAGQLNQVFMNLLCNAIDSINEYNKQRSLAEIKACQGRIAIRTFLKENNRLFIRIADNGLGIADDVQRKLFDPFFTTKPIGQGTGMGLAISYQIVVRKHGGKLHCISEPGKGAEFVIEIPICS from the coding sequence ATGGTTGAACTTAACATAAACACTACTTATTCGCAAAAGTCTAATAGTTGTGCAGACGTGGATAAAGGAAAACTGAATCGTCGTTTCTCCCAGCGTCTCGAAGCAAGCCTAAGTCCGATGGAAAGCTGGGGATTCGGGCTTTCCGGTTTGTTGCTATGGCTTGGTACCGCACCGAGTATGCACGCAGAGTTAGGGCCGAAAGCAATTTTTGTATGGTTGCCGGGAGCGATCGTCGGTATTATGCTGAACCTGCAAATCAAGCGCCTGGGTATTCAGTGGCCGAAAGTATCGGGAGGAACGCCCAATTACACGACCAGACTACTGAAAAGCTATCCCGGACTGGCTCGCTATGCAGCGATCGGCTATCTTTTGGGATGGGTATCGGTACCGCCGATGAATGCCATTATACTCACCGATTTAATCGAGGCGACTCTTTCTCCGCTTGGCATTTCGTGTCCGGTAACGTTGTTGAGAATTGGATTTACTTTACTTCCTTTTCTAGTAGCTTTTAGCGGCACGAGAGCTTTGGGAATTTTGCATTCATGCTTTGTCTTTCCAGCAATAGGATTGCTACTCGCTTTTGGCATTCAAGGAATTGGATGGTTAAGTTTAGCAAGCGACAGTCCCGGTTTTTTTCCCAGCAGTGGGTTAGAAATACAAAATCTGCCGCCGCTCAATTTTGTGGAATGGGCGAAGTGGTTTTTTATTGCCGTATATGCCGTTTACGGTTGCGAAACTGCTTCTTCGTTTGTGGCAGATAGCAAAAACCCCAGAGTCACCTTGCGTTGTTTAGATTTTGCTGCCTGGTTAATTGTGCCAGTGTATCTGGGTGGTTCTTGGGTACTGATGCAGTTGGCAAATGCTTCCGAAATTGGCAACAATGCTTTTTTAAATATGGTGGGGGCAGCCAAACCATTTTGGGGTGAATCAGCTTCATTTTTGGTGACATTTCTGATTGCTTGCGGCTGTCTTTTGAGTTCGGCTACGGCAGTTTCCAACTCGCCCCGAATTTTATATCAACTGGCAATAGACGGATATCTTTCACCTGTATTTGGAGTCGTTTCTCGGCGGGGTGTTTTCGGCCCGGGTCTGACATTTACCCTTGTACTGAATCTGGTTTGTCTGATGTGGGGAGATGTGGATCTCGTGGTGATGATAGCTGGAACGGGATATCTTTTTTCGATGTTGGCGATCCATCTAGGATTGTGGCTGCGTCGAGGTAAATCGGCTGTATTATGGCCGTTGTGGTCGGGAGGCTTTTTTGTAGTTGAAGCGATCGTCCTGGTAGTGGGAGGTTTAGCTTGGGACTGGAAATATTTGGCGATCGGATTGCTGTTGCCGATCGCAATTTTGGCAGCAGATGCAGCTGTACGTAGCCTCAAATTTCCACCTTTCCATCCATCTTGGTGGAAAGAACGCCATCGTCCTCTTTCTCAGGAAAGGATGCCAGATTTTGTGCTGGTGCAGGTGGGAGTTTTAATTTTCTTAATTTGCAGCGCCACAACAATAGGATGGGCGGCTAGAGCTAAATTAGATAGCGCATCTGTCGAAAACTATACGAATGTTTTTGTACTTTTGCTGCTGACAAGTGCATTTGTAGGAGTAGCGATCGCTTGCTGGACTAGCTTACCGCAAGTGACGAGTATTATCGAAGCCGGAGAAAAGGCAGAACACCTTTTCAAAATTGCTCTGGATGCAATTATAGTGTTAGATGAAAATTGTGTAATTTTGCAAGCAAATCCCGCAACCGAACTGTTGTTTGGAGTAAAAAATGAAAATTTACTCGGAAATCGTTTAAACCAAATACTTTTGGATTTACCGGATGTGCCGGAGCGTTGGCCATCCCGTAGCGAACAGATCGTAACTCGTGGAGATGGAAACTCGCGATTTCTGGAAGTGGCAATTTCAGGCAGAAATAATCAAGAACGACAAGAATATGTTGTGCTGCTACGCGATATTACAAAGCGCAAACAGACTGAAGTAGAACTGCGGCAAGCATTACAAATTAAGGAAGAATTGGCAGCTACTGCTACGGCACAAGCTCAACAATTAGAAAGAACTTTGCGCCAATTGCAGCAAACTCAAGCGCAACTAATTCAAGCCGAAAAAATGTCTAGCCTCAGTCAATTGGTTGGTGGGATTGCACATGAGATTAACAACCCCATCAATTTTATCTACGGCAACATTCAATACGCGAAACAGTACGCTCAAGATTTGCTGTATTTGCTTAATCTCTACAAATATTATTATCCCAATCCAGTTCCGGAACTGCAAGTAGAAATTGAAGACAAGGAAGTCGATTTTTTAGTAGAAGATTTTCCCAAACTGTTGGATTCGATGAAAGTAGGGGCCGATCGCATTCGGGATATAGTTCTGTCTTTGCGAAATTTCTCCCGTTTGGATGAAGCAGAAAAGAAGAGGGTAGATATTCACGAGGGGATTGAGTCAGCGTTGATGTTTTTGCATAATCGTCTGAAAGCTAAAGGGGATTATCCGGGTATTCAGGTGATTAAAGAGTACGGTGATTTACCCAAAATCGAGTGCTACGCCGGACAGCTAAACCAAGTATTTATGAATCTGCTGTGTAATGCTATTGATTCCATAAACGAATACAACAAACAGCGATCGCTGGCAGAAATTAAGGCTTGCCAGGGTAGGATCGCAATTCGCACATTTTTAAAAGAAAACAACCGTTTATTTATCCGCATCGCAGATAATGGTTTGGGAATTGCTGATGATGTCCAAAGAAAGCTATTTGACCCGTTTTTTACAACCAAACCTATCGGTCAAGGAACTGGAATGGGATTGGCAATTAGCTACCAAATTGTGGTCAGAAAACATGGTGGAAAATTGCACTGTATATCAGAGCCAGGAAAAGGCGCAGAGTTCGTAATTGAGATTCCTATTTGTAGCTAA